A section of the Pseudomonadota bacterium genome encodes:
- a CDS encoding RNA pyrophosphohydrolase, producing the protein MGGFAHLPYRLGVGMMVFNARGEVFVAKRIDMTSEAWQMPQGGIDDGEHPRDAALRELREEIGTDAATILHEAPEWFAYDLPDALVPILWKGQYRGQKQRWFALRLDAEAVIDIGTDHAEFSEYRWAPIDTLPDLIVPFKRELYVALVAAFRHLAVPVA; encoded by the coding sequence ATGGGTGGCTTTGCGCATTTGCCCTATCGCCTCGGCGTTGGCATGATGGTGTTTAACGCGCGCGGCGAGGTGTTCGTCGCCAAGCGCATCGACATGACCAGCGAGGCCTGGCAGATGCCGCAAGGCGGCATTGATGATGGCGAGCACCCGCGCGACGCTGCGCTGCGCGAGCTGCGCGAGGAAATCGGTACGGATGCCGCAACCATCCTTCACGAAGCGCCCGAATGGTTCGCCTATGATTTGCCCGATGCGCTGGTGCCCATCCTCTGGAAGGGGCAGTATCGCGGCCAGAAACAGCGTTGGTTCGCGCTGCGTTTGGATGCGGAGGCGGTGATCGATATCGGCACCGATCATGCCGAATTCTCGGAATATCGCTGGGCACCCATCGACACCCTGCCGGACCTCATCGTGCCCTTCAAACGCGAGCTATATGTAGCGCTGGTGGCGGCGTTCAGGCACCTCGCCGTGCCGGTGGCATAG
- a CDS encoding divergent polysaccharide deacetylase family protein, translating to MADGRKAKTPRLKKGFRLSRSGQLHLWSGVSFLLLLGMLTTMVDLFHLPGAQTHYANEERRRAVIDPVTGLVALGTQKEADKHFDVDTPATDEHASDAHAEPAETTAAPTLEHPAEATPPEPEHPAETATAEPAAEPDPALPADTPTLRTEPLAAAITPPATSRESLVSAPAPEITEKVDGLRLPKRGLKDATPAAIYAQPFKRKPEQILLSFVVMDVGIDAQSIGLLFDMPKEVTIAYSPYARNIATYAESFRRTGHELWAMLPVMTDRFPADDPGPMGLITRMPTEELLHRMHAVMDAVAGSVGMILPPGDAATADKTTATAILGELASRGLLVVSTHPTRTIAQMTSDAAIAPILHRADMVLDATPDESQIKSKLAGLLDAAQKQGEYVVVLSARPQTVQALRDWLKETTLPEPIMLAPLSAIYQPRIAPVVVEEEKSGGHGAAKPKAESSHAEQKKPEPKKAEAKKSGHH from the coding sequence ATGGCGGACGGGCGGAAAGCGAAAACACCCCGCCTTAAAAAGGGCTTCCGCTTGTCGCGCTCGGGCCAACTGCATCTGTGGTCGGGGGTTTCCTTCCTTCTCCTGCTGGGCATGCTGACCACGATGGTGGATCTGTTCCACCTGCCTGGCGCCCAAACCCATTATGCCAACGAGGAGCGCCGCCGCGCCGTGATCGACCCGGTGACGGGCTTGGTTGCGCTCGGCACACAAAAAGAGGCTGACAAGCACTTCGATGTCGACACCCCGGCGACGGATGAACACGCCTCCGACGCGCACGCCGAACCTGCGGAAACTACCGCAGCGCCCACGCTGGAACACCCAGCCGAAGCCACACCGCCAGAGCCTGAACATCCGGCTGAAACGGCCACCGCGGAGCCCGCTGCTGAACCAGACCCTGCCTTGCCCGCCGACACGCCCACCTTGCGCACCGAGCCACTGGCCGCGGCCATCACGCCCCCCGCCACTTCGCGCGAGAGCCTGGTGAGCGCCCCGGCACCGGAAATCACCGAAAAAGTCGATGGGCTGCGCCTGCCCAAACGTGGCCTGAAGGACGCCACCCCAGCCGCCATCTACGCCCAGCCGTTCAAACGCAAACCCGAGCAAATCCTGCTGTCATTCGTGGTCATGGATGTCGGTATCGATGCCCAATCCATCGGCCTGCTGTTCGATATGCCCAAGGAAGTGACCATCGCCTATTCGCCCTACGCGCGCAACATTGCCACCTATGCCGAATCCTTCCGCCGCACCGGCCACGAGCTGTGGGCCATGCTGCCCGTGATGACCGACCGCTTCCCGGCGGATGATCCGGGCCCGATGGGCCTGATCACCCGCATGCCGACGGAGGAATTGCTGCACCGCATGCATGCGGTGATGGATGCTGTTGCCGGTAGTGTCGGCATGATCCTGCCACCGGGCGATGCGGCCACCGCCGACAAAACTACCGCCACCGCCATCCTTGGCGAGCTGGCGTCGCGCGGGCTGCTGGTGGTCTCCACCCACCCCACCCGCACCATTGCGCAAATGACCAGCGATGCCGCCATCGCCCCCATCCTCCACCGCGCGGATATGGTGCTGGACGCCACGCCGGATGAATCGCAAATCAAGAGCAAGCTCGCGGGTCTGCTGGATGCTGCGCAGAAGCAGGGCGAATATGTCGTCGTGCTCAGCGCACGCCCACAAACCGTGCAGGCCTTGCGCGACTGGCTGAAGGAAACCACCCTGCCCGAGCCGATCATGCTGGCGCCGCTTTCGGCGATCTATCAGCCGCGCATTGCACCGGTGGTGGTCGAGGAGGAGAAATCCGGCGGCCATGGCGCGGCTAAACCGAAAGCCGAATCTTCACATGCCGAGCAAAAGAAGCCGGAACCGAAGAAGGCTGAGGCCAAGAAATCCGGGCATCACTGA
- a CDS encoding S41 family peptidase — MRHVSRLALALLLSTNLAYAATPAPTPAKSSESSTYDLLNLFGEVFDRVRSDYVEPVSDDKLIESALNGMLTSLDPHSNYMNDKQFGDMKIQTKGEFGGLGIEVTMENGLVKVVSPIDETPAAKAGVKPGDFISEIDGVAVMGMTLQDAVDKMRGPINTNVKITILREGLKEPLPITLKRDLIKIQSIRSRSEDDVIYLRITSFSENTADTMKAAYEKEKKNIGPKLKGVVLDLRNNPGGLLDQAIEVSDAFLDHGEIVSTRSRKPEDSRRFSAKPGDIANGLPMVVLINEGSASASEIVAGALKDHKRAVALGIKSFGKGSVQTVIPIEGHGAIRLTTARYYTPSGVSIQAKGIAPDIVVEQAKVEPLKASMSFSEESLPGHLINDQGGSDVTTNITPADAKKDKKDDKKSDKKDDKTGKKDAPPAQDYQLSRALDLIHAVSIYQRSQTDTAAPVAAEAAPAPTLVAPTKK, encoded by the coding sequence ATGCGTCACGTTTCCCGCCTTGCGCTTGCCCTGCTGCTCAGCACCAACCTCGCTTACGCCGCCACGCCAGCACCAACGCCTGCCAAATCCAGCGAAAGCTCGACCTATGATTTGCTGAACCTGTTTGGGGAAGTGTTCGACCGCGTGCGCAGCGATTATGTCGAGCCGGTGAGCGACGACAAGCTGATCGAATCCGCCCTCAACGGCATGCTGACCTCGCTTGACCCACACTCCAACTACATGAACGACAAACAGTTCGGCGACATGAAAATCCAGACCAAAGGCGAGTTCGGCGGCCTTGGGATTGAAGTGACGATGGAAAACGGCCTCGTCAAAGTGGTCTCGCCGATCGATGAAACACCGGCCGCCAAAGCGGGCGTAAAACCGGGCGACTTCATTTCCGAAATCGATGGCGTCGCCGTGATGGGCATGACGCTGCAGGACGCAGTCGATAAGATGCGCGGGCCGATCAACACCAATGTCAAAATCACTATTTTGCGTGAGGGGCTGAAAGAGCCGCTGCCCATCACCCTCAAGCGCGACCTGATTAAAATCCAGTCCATTCGCAGCCGTAGCGAGGACGATGTGATTTACCTGCGCATCACCTCCTTCTCGGAGAACACCGCCGACACGATGAAAGCGGCCTACGAGAAAGAGAAAAAGAACATCGGGCCGAAGCTGAAAGGCGTCGTGCTGGATCTGCGCAACAATCCCGGCGGGCTGCTCGACCAGGCGATTGAAGTGTCGGATGCGTTCCTTGACCATGGCGAGATTGTCTCGACCCGCTCACGCAAACCCGAGGATTCGCGCCGCTTCAGCGCCAAGCCCGGCGATATTGCCAACGGGCTGCCGATGGTGGTGCTGATTAACGAGGGTTCGGCCTCGGCGTCGGAAATTGTCGCCGGTGCGCTGAAGGATCACAAACGCGCGGTGGCGCTGGGGATTAAATCCTTCGGCAAGGGCTCCGTGCAGACGGTGATCCCGATCGAGGGCCATGGCGCGATCCGCCTGACCACGGCGCGTTATTACACCCCGTCGGGCGTGTCGATTCAGGCCAAAGGCATCGCCCCGGATATCGTGGTGGAGCAAGCCAAGGTCGAGCCGCTTAAAGCCAGCATGAGCTTCTCGGAAGAGAGCCTGCCGGGCCATCTCATCAACGATCAGGGCGGGAGCGATGTGACCACCAACATCACCCCGGCGGATGCGAAGAAGGACAAAAAGGACGATAAAAAGTCCGACAAGAAAGACGACAAAACGGGCAAAAAAGATGCCCCTCCTGCACAGGATTACCAGTTGAGCCGCGCGCTCGACCTGATCCATGCGGTGTCGATCTATCAGCGCTCGCAGACCGATACGGCGGCGCCAGTAGCGGCGGAAGCCGCGCCGGCACCAACCCTTGTCGCCCCCACCAAAAAGTGA
- a CDS encoding peptidoglycan DD-metalloendopeptidase family protein — protein sequence MRARNLLACMVLLVGSAQAQAPQAQLDSTLQTLAKTKETEANLKKQIEDANRDMAQLRARATGLAERLQISERRVSSQETQLDKVNAELAAKQKEFNARKADYAATVVSLLRMRELPPTAVFSSAENTQDVMRTASLLEKTNSAVAAKAAHLRTDMALLKKLQSTASTRDASTRAEKVTLKTEQEALARELATRQKLQARLNADHASAAEKVAELSRESQSLQELIGKLAANEKATPKPAAPPVKTASIRNFDGKKGSARAPVAGDVLHRFGERLNANSTYHGMVFKARPSATVVAPYDGEVVFTGPFRDYGNMVLIKHKNGYISLIAGLGKLDTGLNQTATRGEPIGTMPAQGNGEAYVELRDADAKPIDPSEWFANVGGTLAR from the coding sequence ATGCGCGCGCGTAACCTGCTCGCCTGCATGGTGCTGCTGGTGGGCAGCGCGCAGGCGCAGGCACCGCAAGCCCAGCTCGACAGCACCTTGCAGACCCTCGCCAAAACCAAGGAAACCGAGGCCAATCTCAAAAAACAAATCGAGGACGCCAACCGCGATATGGCGCAGCTGCGCGCGCGGGCGACCGGGCTTGCCGAGCGGCTGCAAATCAGCGAGCGCCGCGTCAGCTCGCAGGAAACGCAGCTCGACAAGGTGAATGCCGAACTTGCCGCCAAGCAAAAGGAATTCAACGCCCGCAAGGCAGACTATGCGGCCACCGTCGTCAGCCTGCTGCGCATGCGCGAGCTGCCGCCAACGGCAGTGTTTTCCTCTGCCGAAAACACCCAGGACGTAATGCGCACCGCCAGCTTGCTGGAGAAAACCAACAGCGCGGTCGCCGCCAAAGCGGCCCATTTGCGCACGGATATGGCGCTGCTGAAAAAACTGCAAAGCACCGCCAGCACGCGTGACGCCAGCACCCGCGCCGAAAAAGTGACCCTGAAAACCGAGCAGGAAGCGCTCGCCCGCGAGCTGGCCACGCGCCAGAAACTGCAAGCACGGCTGAATGCCGACCATGCCAGCGCCGCCGAAAAAGTGGCCGAACTCTCGCGCGAATCGCAATCGCTGCAGGAGCTGATTGGCAAACTGGCCGCCAACGAAAAAGCCACGCCCAAGCCCGCCGCGCCGCCGGTTAAAACCGCCAGCATCCGCAATTTCGATGGCAAGAAAGGCAGCGCCCGCGCCCCTGTCGCCGGCGATGTGCTGCACCGCTTCGGCGAGCGGCTCAACGCCAACAGCACCTATCATGGCATGGTGTTCAAAGCCCGGCCCAGCGCCACCGTCGTCGCGCCCTATGACGGCGAGGTGGTCTTCACCGGCCCGTTCCGCGATTATGGCAACATGGTGCTGATAAAGCACAAAAACGGCTACATCTCGCTGATCGCCGGATTGGGTAAACTCGACACCGGCCTCAACCAAACCGCCACCCGCGGCGAGCCCATCGGCACCATGCCCGCGCAAGGCAACGGCGAGGCCTATGTGGAATTACGCGACGCCGACGCCAAGCCTATTGACCCAAGCGAATGGTTCGCTAATGTCGGTGGTACGTTGGCGCGCTAG
- the gpmI gene encoding 2,3-bisphosphoglycerate-independent phosphoglycerate mutase — translation MGMTTPKPLMLCILDGWGESDVREHNAIAQAHTPHFDRLRATYPFGRLSASEMDVGLPAGQMGNSEVGHMNIGAGRVVMQDLPRIDSAIADGTLAKNAALARYIAALQQSGGTCHLLGLLSDGGVHAHQAHLAALANIIAAQGVPVAVHAFLDGRDTSPKSALGYVAQFEAATAQHSNIRFATVSGRYYAMDRDNRWERVGKAYDAIATGNGEATPTATDAVNLAYAANLTDEFALPTVIKSYGGIADGDGVLMANFRADRARQLLHALLDPTFTGFARPRALRLAATLGMVEYSEALNAFIPAMFAPQTLANNFGEIVSRAGLTQLRIAETEKYAHVTFFFNGGREEPFAGESRILVPSPKVATYDLQPEMSASEVTDKLVEAIASNAFDVIVVNYANTDMVGHSGDIAAAMKAVEAVDQALGRLAAAIETAGGAMLITADHGNAECLHDDDAGQPHTAHTLNLVPCILVGEAFKNAPKDLGHGVLADIAPTLCGILGLAQPAEMTGRDLLAHARA, via the coding sequence ATGGGCATGACCACACCCAAACCACTCATGCTTTGCATTCTCGACGGCTGGGGCGAGAGCGATGTGCGCGAGCATAACGCCATCGCTCAGGCGCACACGCCGCATTTCGACCGCCTGCGCGCGACCTATCCGTTCGGCCGCCTGAGCGCATCGGAGATGGATGTGGGCCTGCCCGCCGGGCAGATGGGCAATTCCGAAGTGGGCCATATGAATATCGGCGCGGGCCGGGTGGTGATGCAGGACTTGCCACGCATCGACAGCGCAATTGCGGATGGCACGCTGGCAAAAAATGCTGCGCTGGCGCGCTACATTGCTGCACTGCAACAATCGGGCGGCACCTGTCACTTGCTGGGCCTGCTTTCGGATGGCGGGGTGCATGCGCATCAGGCCCATCTCGCCGCGCTGGCGAACATTATCGCCGCGCAGGGCGTGCCAGTCGCGGTGCATGCGTTTCTCGATGGGCGCGACACCTCGCCCAAAAGCGCGCTGGGTTATGTCGCGCAGTTCGAAGCCGCAACCGCGCAGCACAGCAACATCCGTTTTGCTACCGTCAGCGGCCGCTATTACGCAATGGACCGCGACAACCGCTGGGAGCGCGTGGGCAAGGCGTATGATGCGATTGCCACCGGCAACGGCGAAGCAACGCCAACGGCGACGGATGCGGTAAACCTCGCCTATGCGGCCAACCTCACCGATGAATTCGCACTGCCGACCGTGATTAAAAGCTATGGTGGCATTGCGGATGGTGACGGCGTGCTGATGGCCAATTTCCGTGCCGACCGCGCCCGCCAATTGCTGCATGCGCTGCTCGACCCAACCTTCACCGGCTTTGCCCGCCCGCGTGCGCTGCGGCTGGCGGCGACGCTCGGCATGGTCGAATATAGCGAGGCGTTGAACGCGTTTATTCCCGCGATGTTTGCACCGCAAACGCTGGCCAATAATTTCGGCGAGATTGTTTCGCGCGCCGGGCTCACCCAATTGCGCATCGCCGAGACCGAGAAATACGCGCATGTGACGTTCTTTTTCAACGGTGGTCGCGAGGAACCATTCGCCGGTGAATCGCGCATCCTCGTGCCCTCGCCCAAAGTCGCGACCTATGATTTGCAGCCGGAAATGTCGGCTAGCGAAGTGACGGATAAACTGGTGGAAGCCATTGCAAGTAACGCGTTCGATGTCATCGTCGTCAATTACGCCAACACCGATATGGTCGGTCATTCGGGCGATATTGCGGCGGCAATGAAGGCGGTCGAAGCAGTCGATCAGGCGCTGGGCCGTTTGGCGGCGGCAATCGAAACCGCCGGTGGCGCCATGCTCATCACCGCCGATCACGGTAACGCCGAATGCCTGCATGACGACGACGCGGGCCAGCCGCACACCGCACACACGCTCAATCTTGTGCCGTGCATCCTTGTCGGTGAAGCGTTCAAAAACGCGCCGAAAGATTTGGGGCACGGCGTGCTTGCCGACATCGCGCCCACGCTGTGCGGCATTCTCGGCCTTGCCCAACCGGCCGAAATGACCGGCCGCGATTTGCTTGCCCATGCGCGCGCGTAA
- a CDS encoding 23S rRNA (pseudouridine(1915)-N(3))-methyltransferase RlmH — MQLVIAAVGRAKRKAEAELVAHYLKQTRWDVVVKEIPDAPSNLSADARRAREAAAFQPLLGPGSRLMAMDSTGKSLTSPQFAQAIQAAQGHAIKQLVFAIGGQDGLDASLLKTAHTTLAFGAATWPHQLLRAMLAEQIFRAYSITVGHPYHLGH; from the coding sequence GTGCAGCTGGTGATCGCCGCTGTCGGCCGCGCCAAACGCAAAGCGGAAGCCGAACTCGTCGCCCATTACCTCAAACAAACGCGCTGGGATGTGGTGGTGAAGGAAATTCCCGACGCTCCTTCCAACCTTTCAGCGGATGCCCGCCGCGCGCGTGAAGCCGCGGCCTTTCAGCCATTACTCGGCCCCGGCAGCCGCCTGATGGCGATGGACTCTACCGGCAAGTCCCTCACCAGCCCACAATTCGCGCAGGCCATTCAGGCGGCGCAGGGCCATGCCATCAAGCAGCTTGTGTTTGCCATCGGCGGGCAGGACGGGCTGGATGCGTCGCTGCTCAAAACCGCGCACACCACCCTCGCCTTTGGCGCCGCCACCTGGCCGCACCAATTGCTGCGCGCCATGCTCGCCGAGCAGATTTTCCGCGCCTACAGCATCACGGTCGGCCACCCGTATCATTTGGGGCATTAG
- the rsfS gene encoding ribosome silencing factor: MAKAAPKTVVKAAVKTAAKPAAKTVKKAVAKPAAKAAPKAAKKIAPKAAAAPAKKPAAKASGLSAAETKAAAKLTATAALCKKIAAIIDDNKGEDITILNLKDKCSFADFMIVASGRAPRHVSALADYVADMLKKMGEPPLSIEGKESGDWVLIDAGDIVVHIFRPEIRQFYNIEKMWAMPVASFQG, from the coding sequence GTGGCTAAAGCCGCGCCTAAAACGGTGGTAAAAGCTGCAGTGAAAACCGCCGCGAAACCGGCAGCAAAAACAGTCAAAAAAGCAGTCGCCAAACCGGCGGCGAAAGCCGCGCCAAAGGCCGCAAAAAAAATTGCACCGAAAGCCGCCGCCGCACCGGCGAAAAAGCCCGCCGCCAAAGCATCCGGCCTGAGCGCTGCTGAAACCAAAGCCGCCGCCAAGCTGACTGCCACTGCCGCCTTGTGCAAAAAAATTGCCGCTATCATCGACGATAACAAGGGCGAGGATATCACCATCCTCAACCTCAAGGATAAATGCAGCTTCGCCGACTTCATGATCGTCGCCAGCGGCCGTGCGCCGCGCCATGTTTCCGCGCTTGCGGATTACGTCGCCGACATGCTGAAAAAAATGGGCGAGCCGCCCCTTTCCATCGAAGGTAAGGAAAGCGGTGACTGGGTACTGATCGATGCGGGCGATATTGTCGTCCATATTTTCCGCCCGGAAATCCGCCAGTTCTACAATATCGAAAAAATGTGGGCGATGCCGGTTGCCAGCTTTCAGGGCTGA
- the nadD gene encoding nicotinate (nicotinamide) nucleotide adenylyltransferase, producing the protein MARTRTIGLLGGSFNPAHAGHLHITREALKRLQLDEVWWLVSPQNPLKKASDLADYALRFTSAAAIATDPRIRILDIEARHGLHYTIDSVRFLQARHRDCRFVWLMGADNLAGFHRWRAWRELAARIPIAVLDRAPYGLRALHGRFAATHARARAHPRDAATLADGPTPRWVYLTIPRHPLSASYLRKTLGNRAYLRHNAAVSPKE; encoded by the coding sequence ATGGCCCGCACCCGCACCATTGGCCTGCTTGGCGGCTCGTTCAACCCGGCGCATGCAGGCCATTTGCACATCACACGCGAGGCGCTCAAACGGCTTCAGCTGGATGAGGTCTGGTGGCTGGTTTCGCCGCAAAATCCGCTGAAAAAAGCGAGCGACCTTGCCGATTACGCCCTGCGCTTTACCAGCGCCGCCGCGATTGCCACCGACCCGCGCATCCGTATCCTCGATATTGAGGCACGCCACGGGCTGCATTACACCATCGACAGCGTGCGTTTCCTGCAGGCGCGGCACCGCGATTGCCGCTTTGTCTGGCTGATGGGGGCCGATAACCTCGCCGGGTTCCACCGCTGGCGGGCATGGCGGGAGCTGGCGGCACGCATTCCCATCGCCGTGCTCGACCGCGCGCCCTATGGCCTGCGCGCGCTGCATGGCCGGTTCGCCGCCACCCATGCCCGCGCCCGTGCCCACCCGCGCGATGCGGCAACGCTGGCAGACGGCCCGACCCCGCGCTGGGTCTACCTCACCATCCCCCGGCACCCCCTAAGCGCCAGTTATTTACGAAAAACACTTGGAAACCGCGCCTATCTGCGGCATAATGCGGCCGTATCACCCAAGGAGTAA
- a CDS encoding glutamate-5-semialdehyde dehydrogenase: protein MSIHETMQQMGRDARLAARTLAQASGEQKAAALMAASASIHAHAAEILAANAMDVAAATELSDAMRDRLTLDEKRIEAMAAGVAQVAALPDPVGRVLAAWDVERNGLHFEKISVPLGVIGIIYESRPNVTADAAAIAIKAGNAVILRGGSESFHSARAILAALHEGLASAGLPLTAAQLVPTTDRAAVAALITMHEHIDVIIPRGGKALNQRIREEARVPTLLHLDGNNHIYVAADADEQTARRVIVNAKLRRTGICGALETLLLARDVPRSMVVAILTDLLDGGCELRGDADVCALDPRITAATQDDWATEFLAPILAVKLVDGVDDAIAHINQYGSHHTDAIITQDAALAQQFTRAVDSAIVLVNASTQFADGGEFGFGGEIGIATGRLHARGPVAAAELTTYKYCITTAQPHGAIRAG from the coding sequence ATGAGCATCCACGAAACCATGCAGCAGATGGGCCGCGATGCGCGCCTTGCCGCGCGCACGCTGGCGCAAGCAAGCGGCGAACAAAAAGCCGCCGCGCTGATGGCGGCAAGCGCCAGCATCCACGCCCATGCGGCCGAAATTCTTGCCGCGAACGCCATGGATGTCGCCGCTGCGACCGAGCTGAGCGATGCCATGCGCGACCGGCTGACGCTGGATGAAAAACGCATTGAAGCGATGGCAGCGGGTGTTGCGCAGGTGGCCGCGTTGCCCGACCCTGTCGGCCGCGTGCTCGCAGCATGGGATGTGGAACGCAACGGGCTGCATTTTGAGAAAATCAGCGTGCCGCTCGGGGTGATCGGCATCATCTACGAATCGCGCCCCAACGTCACGGCGGATGCGGCGGCGATTGCGATCAAGGCTGGCAATGCCGTCATCCTGCGCGGCGGGTCGGAGAGTTTCCATTCCGCGCGCGCCATTCTGGCGGCGTTGCATGAAGGCCTTGCAAGCGCCGGCCTGCCCCTCACCGCTGCCCAGCTGGTGCCCACGACCGATCGCGCGGCGGTCGCCGCCCTCATCACCATGCATGAGCATATCGATGTGATTATCCCGCGCGGCGGCAAGGCGCTCAACCAGCGTATCCGCGAGGAAGCGCGCGTGCCGACGCTGCTGCATCTGGATGGCAATAACCATATTTACGTCGCGGCGGATGCGGATGAGCAGACCGCGCGGCGGGTGATTGTGAACGCCAAGCTGCGCCGCACCGGCATTTGCGGCGCGCTCGAAACACTGCTGCTTGCGCGCGACGTGCCGCGCAGCATGGTAGTAGCGATCCTCACCGACCTGCTCGATGGTGGCTGCGAGTTGCGCGGTGATGCGGATGTGTGTGCGCTTGACCCACGCATCACCGCCGCGACGCAGGATGACTGGGCGACCGAATTTCTCGCCCCGATCCTTGCCGTCAAACTGGTGGATGGGGTGGATGACGCCATCGCCCATATCAACCAGTATGGCTCGCACCATACTGATGCCATCATCACGCAGGATGCCGCGCTTGCGCAGCAATTCACCCGCGCAGTCGATAGTGCGATTGTGCTCGTCAACGCCAGCACGCAATTTGCCGATGGCGGCGAGTTTGGGTTTGGCGGCGAAATCGGCATCGCCACCGGCCGCTTGCATGCGCGCGGCCCCGTCGCCGCGGCGGAGCTCACGACTTACAAATATTGCATCACCACCGCGCAGCCGCACGGCGCCATCCGCGCCGGCTAA
- a CDS encoding RDD family protein: protein MRQAQPIDAGRLERLFAYLIDTILGLIAASIAGQLLAPTGLALIGAFCGFAAYYTLFTASAWQATPGKRLLSIYVIRADGRPLTKRDACERFLAFMLPNLPVYTSFIPATIAPILVVWLCLFWFAPILFSPTRQGFHDRLCHTRVIVGRTNR, encoded by the coding sequence ATGAGACAGGCCCAACCCATCGATGCCGGGCGTTTGGAGCGCCTGTTTGCCTATCTGATCGATACGATTCTCGGGCTGATCGCTGCCAGTATCGCCGGGCAGCTGCTGGCGCCCACGGGCCTGGCCCTCATCGGCGCCTTTTGTGGCTTCGCGGCGTATTACACGCTGTTCACCGCCTCCGCATGGCAGGCGACGCCGGGCAAACGGCTGCTCAGCATCTATGTCATTCGCGCCGATGGCCGCCCGCTCACCAAACGCGATGCGTGCGAGCGGTTCCTTGCCTTCATGCTGCCCAATTTGCCGGTGTATACGAGCTTCATTCCCGCCACCATCGCACCGATTCTGGTGGTCTGGCTGTGCCTGTTTTGGTTCGCGCCGATCCTTTTTTCGCCAACGCGCCAGGGATTTCACGACCGCTTATGCCACACCCGCGTGATCGTAGGGAGAACCAACCGATGA
- the proB gene encoding glutamate 5-kinase, with product MSSTPTLNDAKRIVIKIGSSLIAESARLRAAWLSAIASDIAALHAAGKEIILVSSGAVALGRPHVGLGAERLSLDDKQAAAAAGQPLLIQAWQAAFAPHGIHVAQLLLTLEDSERRQRYLNARATFTTLLAHRLIPIVNENDTVATDELKFGDNDRLAARVAVMLGADTLVLFSDIDGLYDKNPSKYADANHIPLVTAITPAILAMGDGPASGLSNGGMKTKLEAAQMVLASGCHMVIAKGQEEHALHQLASGGRASWFTATTKPQIARKHWISAAVHLPGGLLVDDGAARALNDGKSLLPAGIVAVEGSFERGDTISIKTRDGRMFAKGITSYSAAEAEKIRGQKTGNVEAILGYSSRATVIHRDDLAML from the coding sequence ATGAGCAGCACCCCCACCCTGAACGACGCCAAGCGCATCGTCATTAAAATCGGCTCCAGCCTGATTGCGGAATCGGCGCGGCTGCGCGCCGCGTGGCTGAGTGCGATCGCGAGCGATATTGCGGCGCTGCATGCGGCGGGTAAGGAGATTATCCTCGTTTCCTCGGGCGCGGTGGCGCTGGGGCGGCCGCATGTGGGGCTGGGCGCAGAGCGGCTGAGCCTTGATGATAAACAGGCGGCTGCCGCGGCCGGTCAACCGCTGCTGATTCAGGCCTGGCAGGCTGCCTTTGCGCCACACGGCATCCATGTCGCGCAGCTGCTGCTGACGCTGGAAGACTCCGAACGCCGCCAGCGCTATCTCAACGCGCGCGCTACGTTCACCACCCTGCTCGCTCACCGGCTTATCCCCATCGTCAACGAGAACGACACGGTGGCGACCGATGAGCTGAAATTCGGCGATAACGACCGGCTGGCCGCGCGCGTCGCCGTCATGCTCGGTGCGGATACGCTGGTGCTGTTTTCCGATATTGATGGGCTTTATGACAAAAACCCCAGCAAATATGCGGATGCGAACCATATACCGCTGGTCACGGCAATCACCCCTGCCATCCTCGCGATGGGCGACGGCCCGGCCTCGGGCCTTAGCAATGGTGGCATGAAAACCAAGCTGGAAGCGGCACAGATGGTGCTGGCCAGTGGCTGCCACATGGTCATCGCCAAAGGGCAGGAGGAGCATGCGCTGCACCAGCTCGCAAGCGGTGGCCGCGCCAGCTGGTTCACCGCCACCACCAAACCACAAATCGCCCGCAAGCACTGGATTTCTGCGGCCGTGCACCTGCCCGGCGGCCTGCTGGTGGATGACGGAGCCGCCCGTGCGCTCAACGATGGCAAAAGCCTGCTGCCCGCCGGGATCGTCGCGGTTGAAGGCAGTTTCGAGCGTGGCGATACGATCAGCATCAAAACCCGCGACGGGCGGATGTTCGCCAAAGGCATCACCAGCTACAGCGCGGCGGAAGCCGAAAAAATCCGCGGCCAGAAGACCGGCAATGTCGAAGCCATCCTCGGCTATTCCTCGCGCGCGACGGTGATCCACCGCGACGATCTGGCCATGCTATGA